In one window of Episyrphus balteatus chromosome 3, idEpiBalt1.1, whole genome shotgun sequence DNA:
- the LOC129915807 gene encoding protein hunchback isoform X1: MSKCISGQGTNNIKKVSNSNYIPRSGSKMQNWDSMQPAANYEHNWYSNMFHQTIKQEPSQSTTPTTNQLEHYLNMKQQELSSAMTPSPRVPDSNVNSAMIGGDVGNNTQHYFDSSTGMLHQHHPLGFNPLTPPGLPNAVLPSMSHFYQQNTHQSVSTGHPVESVTKMDQQSTNNNSLTPRNTPPMDVTPPKSPKLSLMISTSSELDQDVMSSNSSEDMKYLESEDDESIRLPIYNSHGKMKNYKCKTCGFLAITKVAFWEHARCHMKPEKTLQCSKCPFVTELKHHLEYHIRKHKNLKPFQCDKCNYSCVNKSMLNSHRKSHSSVYQYRCSDCDYATKYCHSFKLHLRKYDHKPGMVLDEDGAPNPSVVIDVYGTRRGPKMKSGRKESTGASKMPQLSAALQGFALNQHNNQHNMPASPAKSTASSSSEIVPNTQSNIQANHQHLQQSTSTQQEQIEQHHHQQQQQQLSNLIPSSLSAILQQQRNIPFFPYWNLNLQMLAAQQQAAVLAQLSPRLRETALQNLQDKQEDKNASFINEDDEEHDESCDGTAMDLTAATPTKNNEDINSSIVNLKLKEDDQHETPLISSSNQFRRKGRALKLDAALQAKENSLSPEEKPRLSPNPNEVPSSSSFDDPSKESETSQSNEDSSRPSNSTSNPTSTPTTHSTSTTNKSPPSGAIFECKYCDIYFRDAVLYTIHMGYHSCDDVFKCNMCGEKCDGPVGLFVHMARNAHS; encoded by the exons ATGTCAAAGTGTATTTCTGGCCAAggaacaaataatataaaaaaag TTTCTAATTCAAATTATATACCCAGAAGCGGCTCCAAGATGCAGAACTGGGATTCAATGCAGCCAGCAGCCAATTACGAGCACAATTGGTACAGCAACATGTTCCATCAGACAATCAAGCAAGAGCCTTCACAATCCACCACCCCCACCACAAATCAACTGGAGCATTATCTCAACATGAAACAGCAGGAGCTGTCATCGGCGATGACTCCTTCGCCACGAGTTCCCGACTCAAATGTCAATTCGGCGATGATAGGGGGCGATGTTGGTAACAATACACAGCATTACTTTGACAGCTCGACGGGAATGTTGCATCAACATCATCCACTCGGATTTAATCCACTTACTCCACCAGGGCTGCCAAATGCTGTCTTGCCTTCGATGTCACATTTTTATCAACAGAATACCCATCAAAGTGTCAGTACAGGACATCCTGTTGAATCTGTGACCAAAATGGATCAACAGTCTACGAATAACAACTCACTTACACCGAGAAATACTCCACCGATGGATGTGACTCCACCCAAGTCACCCAAACTATCACTAATGATTTCCACTTCGAGTGAGTTAGATCAAGATGTGATGTCATCTAATTCTAGTGAGGACATGAAATACTTAGAAAGCGAGGATGACGAAAGTATCCGCTTGCCAATCTATAATTCACATGGAAAGATGAAGAATTACAAATGCAAGACTTGTGGATTTCTGGCTATAACAAAAGTGGCCTTTTGGGAACATGCACGTTGTCATATGAAGCCTGAAAAAACACTTCAATGTTCCAAATGCCCTTTTGTCACCGAATTAAAGCACCACCTTGAATATCACATTAGGAAGCACAAGAATTTAAAGCCATTCCAATGCGACAAGTGTAACTACAGCTGTGTTAACAAGTCTATGTTGAACTCCCACCGGAAGTCACACTCGTCGGTGTATCAGTATCGTTGTTCTGACTGTGATTACGCCACAAAATACTGCCATTCTTTTAAATTACATTTAAGAAAGTACGACCATAAGCCCGGCATGGTTTTAGATGAAGATGGTGCACCCAATCCATCTGTTGTAATTGATGTCTATGGAACACGACGTGGGCCAAAAATGAAGTCCGGCAGGAAAGAATCAACTGGGGCGTCAAAGATGCCACAATTGAGTGCAGCCTTGCAAGGATTTGCCCTTAATCAGCACAACAATCAACACAACATGCCTGCTTCTCCAGCCAAAAGTACTGCTTCGTCATCGTCAGAGATAGTTCCAAATACCCAGTCGAATATTCAAGCTAACCACCAGCATTTACAGCAGTCAACTTCCACTCAACAAGAACAAATCGAACAACACCATcatcagcaacaacagcagcagcttTCTAATCTCATCCCCTCATCGTTGTCAGCGATTCTGCAACAACAAAGAAACATACCATTTTTTCCTTATTGGAACCTTAATCTTCAAATGTTGGCTGCCCAACAACAAGCTGCTGTTTTGGCCCAGTTATCGCCAAGGCTTCGTGAAACAGCATTACAAAATCTGCAAGATAAGCAAGAAGACAAAAATGCAAGCTTTATAAATGAAGATGACGAAGAGCATGATGAAAGTTGTGACGGAACAGCTATGGATCTCACGGCCGCTACTCCAACTAAAAACAACGAAGACATCAATTCTTCTATTGTAAACCTTAAATTGAAAGAGGATGACCAGCATGAGACTCCTCTTATAAGTTCGTCCAATCAGTTCCGTCGCAAAGGTCGAGCACTAAAACTTGATGCAGCTCTTCAAGCTAAGGAAAATTCCTTGAGTCCAGAAGAGAAGCCTCGACTTAGCCCGAATCCAAATGAGGTTCCGTCATCTTCATCATTCGATGATCCATCAAAAGAGAGTGAAACCTCACAATCTAATGAAGACTCGTCAAGGCCCTCCAACAGCACCTCAAATCCAACATCAACTCCCACAACCCACTCCACGTCCACAACCAACAAATCACCTCCATCGGGCGCCATTTTCGAATGCAAATATTGTGATATATATTTCCGTGATGCAGTCCTTTACACTATTCATATGGGCTATCACAGTTGTGATGATGTATTCAAGTGCAACATGTGTGGTGAAAAATGTGATGGTCCCGTCGGATTGTTCGTCCACATGGCACGCAATGCTCACTCTTAA
- the LOC129915807 gene encoding protein hunchback isoform X2 → MQNWDSMQPAANYEHNWYSNMFHQTIKQEPSQSTTPTTNQLEHYLNMKQQELSSAMTPSPRVPDSNVNSAMIGGDVGNNTQHYFDSSTGMLHQHHPLGFNPLTPPGLPNAVLPSMSHFYQQNTHQSVSTGHPVESVTKMDQQSTNNNSLTPRNTPPMDVTPPKSPKLSLMISTSSELDQDVMSSNSSEDMKYLESEDDESIRLPIYNSHGKMKNYKCKTCGFLAITKVAFWEHARCHMKPEKTLQCSKCPFVTELKHHLEYHIRKHKNLKPFQCDKCNYSCVNKSMLNSHRKSHSSVYQYRCSDCDYATKYCHSFKLHLRKYDHKPGMVLDEDGAPNPSVVIDVYGTRRGPKMKSGRKESTGASKMPQLSAALQGFALNQHNNQHNMPASPAKSTASSSSEIVPNTQSNIQANHQHLQQSTSTQQEQIEQHHHQQQQQQLSNLIPSSLSAILQQQRNIPFFPYWNLNLQMLAAQQQAAVLAQLSPRLRETALQNLQDKQEDKNASFINEDDEEHDESCDGTAMDLTAATPTKNNEDINSSIVNLKLKEDDQHETPLISSSNQFRRKGRALKLDAALQAKENSLSPEEKPRLSPNPNEVPSSSSFDDPSKESETSQSNEDSSRPSNSTSNPTSTPTTHSTSTTNKSPPSGAIFECKYCDIYFRDAVLYTIHMGYHSCDDVFKCNMCGEKCDGPVGLFVHMARNAHS, encoded by the coding sequence ATGCAGAACTGGGATTCAATGCAGCCAGCAGCCAATTACGAGCACAATTGGTACAGCAACATGTTCCATCAGACAATCAAGCAAGAGCCTTCACAATCCACCACCCCCACCACAAATCAACTGGAGCATTATCTCAACATGAAACAGCAGGAGCTGTCATCGGCGATGACTCCTTCGCCACGAGTTCCCGACTCAAATGTCAATTCGGCGATGATAGGGGGCGATGTTGGTAACAATACACAGCATTACTTTGACAGCTCGACGGGAATGTTGCATCAACATCATCCACTCGGATTTAATCCACTTACTCCACCAGGGCTGCCAAATGCTGTCTTGCCTTCGATGTCACATTTTTATCAACAGAATACCCATCAAAGTGTCAGTACAGGACATCCTGTTGAATCTGTGACCAAAATGGATCAACAGTCTACGAATAACAACTCACTTACACCGAGAAATACTCCACCGATGGATGTGACTCCACCCAAGTCACCCAAACTATCACTAATGATTTCCACTTCGAGTGAGTTAGATCAAGATGTGATGTCATCTAATTCTAGTGAGGACATGAAATACTTAGAAAGCGAGGATGACGAAAGTATCCGCTTGCCAATCTATAATTCACATGGAAAGATGAAGAATTACAAATGCAAGACTTGTGGATTTCTGGCTATAACAAAAGTGGCCTTTTGGGAACATGCACGTTGTCATATGAAGCCTGAAAAAACACTTCAATGTTCCAAATGCCCTTTTGTCACCGAATTAAAGCACCACCTTGAATATCACATTAGGAAGCACAAGAATTTAAAGCCATTCCAATGCGACAAGTGTAACTACAGCTGTGTTAACAAGTCTATGTTGAACTCCCACCGGAAGTCACACTCGTCGGTGTATCAGTATCGTTGTTCTGACTGTGATTACGCCACAAAATACTGCCATTCTTTTAAATTACATTTAAGAAAGTACGACCATAAGCCCGGCATGGTTTTAGATGAAGATGGTGCACCCAATCCATCTGTTGTAATTGATGTCTATGGAACACGACGTGGGCCAAAAATGAAGTCCGGCAGGAAAGAATCAACTGGGGCGTCAAAGATGCCACAATTGAGTGCAGCCTTGCAAGGATTTGCCCTTAATCAGCACAACAATCAACACAACATGCCTGCTTCTCCAGCCAAAAGTACTGCTTCGTCATCGTCAGAGATAGTTCCAAATACCCAGTCGAATATTCAAGCTAACCACCAGCATTTACAGCAGTCAACTTCCACTCAACAAGAACAAATCGAACAACACCATcatcagcaacaacagcagcagcttTCTAATCTCATCCCCTCATCGTTGTCAGCGATTCTGCAACAACAAAGAAACATACCATTTTTTCCTTATTGGAACCTTAATCTTCAAATGTTGGCTGCCCAACAACAAGCTGCTGTTTTGGCCCAGTTATCGCCAAGGCTTCGTGAAACAGCATTACAAAATCTGCAAGATAAGCAAGAAGACAAAAATGCAAGCTTTATAAATGAAGATGACGAAGAGCATGATGAAAGTTGTGACGGAACAGCTATGGATCTCACGGCCGCTACTCCAACTAAAAACAACGAAGACATCAATTCTTCTATTGTAAACCTTAAATTGAAAGAGGATGACCAGCATGAGACTCCTCTTATAAGTTCGTCCAATCAGTTCCGTCGCAAAGGTCGAGCACTAAAACTTGATGCAGCTCTTCAAGCTAAGGAAAATTCCTTGAGTCCAGAAGAGAAGCCTCGACTTAGCCCGAATCCAAATGAGGTTCCGTCATCTTCATCATTCGATGATCCATCAAAAGAGAGTGAAACCTCACAATCTAATGAAGACTCGTCAAGGCCCTCCAACAGCACCTCAAATCCAACATCAACTCCCACAACCCACTCCACGTCCACAACCAACAAATCACCTCCATCGGGCGCCATTTTCGAATGCAAATATTGTGATATATATTTCCGTGATGCAGTCCTTTACACTATTCATATGGGCTATCACAGTTGTGATGATGTATTCAAGTGCAACATGTGTGGTGAAAAATGTGATGGTCCCGTCGGATTGTTCGTCCACATGGCACGCAATGCTCACTCTTAA